The Mycetohabitans endofungorum genome contains a region encoding:
- the pilM gene encoding pilus assembly protein PilM → MQNALLSVGRRFAAGIDITPSEIRMAVASRRLADGADVRVEHLAAQPLPAGVVEDGEILRPECVSRALSVLRDSMPIRRSLAGVRYVMALPPAVTYTGVTSLAELARRTPGLASVQHACAAFDELEPAVLAEAERLFGVDPSSIVVDWLMADRDDDPDAVTITAASRDWLDIRIATAAAANIVLSTVDGEAAAALRACRLQGALVLPAGCCWCAIWVGGGTVYTWLLRGTMVRREWHALSGHRGPILDALRDALASDDLSGAVVGGEVAAIAAAGLDFDALRGALGCDPQLFRCAPFCRASIATQPCSNSPAYAVAFGLAMRGVLE, encoded by the coding sequence ATGCAGAATGCTTTATTGTCCGTTGGACGCCGGTTCGCGGCAGGAATCGACATTACGCCGTCGGAAATCCGGATGGCGGTGGCCAGCCGCAGGCTGGCTGACGGCGCCGACGTGCGCGTTGAGCACCTGGCGGCGCAACCGCTGCCGGCGGGCGTGGTGGAGGATGGCGAAATTTTGCGGCCCGAATGCGTGTCGCGGGCATTGAGCGTATTGCGCGACAGTATGCCGATACGGCGGTCTCTCGCCGGTGTGCGATACGTGATGGCGTTGCCGCCGGCGGTGACCTACACGGGTGTGACCTCGCTTGCCGAGCTGGCGCGTCGCACGCCCGGCCTCGCTTCGGTGCAGCACGCTTGCGCCGCGTTCGACGAATTGGAGCCGGCCGTGCTGGCCGAGGCCGAACGCCTGTTTGGCGTAGATCCATCGTCGATCGTCGTCGATTGGCTCATGGCGGATCGGGACGACGATCCCGACGCGGTGACGATCACCGCCGCTTCGCGTGATTGGCTCGATATACGGATCGCCACGGCAGCGGCTGCGAACATCGTGCTCAGTACGGTAGACGGCGAGGCTGCGGCCGCACTGCGTGCGTGCCGGCTGCAGGGTGCACTCGTGTTGCCCGCCGGTTGTTGCTGGTGCGCGATATGGGTCGGCGGTGGCACTGTGTATACATGGCTGCTGCGCGGCACGATGGTGCGGCGTGAGTGGCATGCGTTATCTGGGCACCGGGGCCCGATATTGGACGCGCTGCGTGACGCGCTGGCCTCTGACGACCTCTCGGGAGCTGTGGTGGGCGGCGAGGTTGCCGCGATCGCGGCCGCGGGACTCGATTTCGATGCGTTGCGCGGTGCGCTCGGATGCGATCCGCAGCTATTCCGGTGTGCGCCGTTTTGCCGCGCGTCGATCGCCACACAACCGTGCAGCAACAGTCCTGCGTATGCTGTCGCCTTCGGGCTCGCGATGCGCGGGGTGCTCGAATGA
- a CDS encoding PilN domain-containing protein, with protein sequence MGGVGVAAIVSAAAGRNDVAAEQNRQRLESDLAAAAIPMAEYASLQAELGAYRAFCEHATQRAVRRDQLLALLDRLSRAAAHDVRLTELSRHGDETFVSGQATGQSALSAWLNELRHAPGVVSTSVLSFRRVPPDRETDDTGRTTPAGAFNFTARLTHAGTRPPMSPHEQRVVARGVEQSVHAGEAS encoded by the coding sequence TTGGGCGGCGTTGGGGTCGCGGCGATTGTGTCGGCCGCCGCCGGACGCAATGACGTCGCGGCGGAGCAGAACCGGCAACGGCTCGAAAGTGACCTCGCGGCTGCAGCGATTCCGATGGCCGAGTACGCCAGCCTGCAGGCCGAGCTGGGTGCCTACCGCGCGTTTTGCGAGCACGCGACACAACGCGCGGTGCGTAGGGATCAGTTGCTCGCACTGCTCGACCGCCTGTCGAGAGCCGCAGCCCATGACGTGCGCCTGACCGAACTGAGTCGGCACGGCGACGAGACATTCGTCAGCGGGCAAGCCACTGGCCAGTCCGCTTTATCCGCATGGCTCAATGAATTGCGGCATGCGCCAGGCGTGGTTTCGACCAGCGTCCTGTCGTTTCGGCGCGTGCCGCCTGATCGTGAGACCGACGACACAGGTCGCACCACGCCTGCTGGCGCGTTCAACTTTACTGCGCGGTTGACCCACGCCGGTACGCGGCCGCCGATGTCGCCGCATGAGCAGCGTGTGGTTGCGCGAGGTGTGGAGCAGTCCGTCCACGCTGGAGAGGCTTCATGA
- the pilQ gene encoding type IV pilus secretin PilQ, translating to MAEHDVRMLSLPSSAMAAAPAARRGPVPRLASTPTPASTPTSAPASEPIPAQTPLPAPKADTRDGAESSASPPAARSGSRSGTNVRDGADAARPISLTFRDAELSTVLGAFAEFTGSNIIVSDKVRKKVSLHLVDVRWSHALAALLQAHGLEMERRDNVIWIAPAAEIAARERALLEVHAKRLQLEPLASRLFELHYQRAEDVRAMICASGSQRLLSSRGAANADPRTNQLFVTDVPGRLADIASLIHAIDRPTRQVLIEARIVEADEGFSRALGARVAILKRDGGDSPTSVGEVASQGSIGAGLRGPMVDLLAAPLSGFVPASAGIGLLSASVSRLLDIELSALEMQGRGRVVSSPRVITADRFKAVVEQGAEVPYQTRTQRGSAVQFRRATLKLEVEPRITPRGHVILDLDIAKDSVGSEMSHGPAIHTKRVQTRVEVENGGTVAIGGIYSQDDRQDEARVPILGDIPLIGALFRHRTRSDRHSELIILITPTVVTGLQATASGARRKDFSATPRPGAAEADPLQGGEADSSQGGDLDPPQPAEAGLLQPTGANALRPAEAGPSQSAEQVAQETEGQHEG from the coding sequence ATGGCCGAGCACGATGTGCGCATGCTGTCACTGCCAAGCTCGGCGATGGCGGCGGCGCCGGCAGCTCGCCGTGGGCCCGTACCGAGGCTTGCGTCCACGCCCACACCCGCGTCCACACCTACGTCTGCACCCGCGTCCGAGCCCATACCTGCGCAGACGCCGTTGCCGGCGCCGAAGGCCGACACGCGGGATGGCGCCGAATCTTCCGCCTCCCCACCGGCCGCGCGTAGCGGCTCGCGCTCCGGCACAAACGTGCGCGATGGTGCGGACGCGGCCAGGCCGATATCCTTGACTTTTCGTGACGCGGAACTGAGCACGGTACTCGGCGCCTTCGCCGAATTCACGGGATCCAACATCATCGTCAGTGACAAGGTTCGCAAAAAAGTGTCGCTGCATCTGGTCGACGTGCGATGGTCCCATGCACTGGCTGCGTTGCTGCAAGCGCACGGACTCGAAATGGAGCGACGCGACAATGTGATATGGATCGCGCCGGCGGCCGAAATCGCGGCGCGAGAACGCGCGTTGCTGGAGGTGCACGCGAAACGATTGCAGCTGGAGCCGCTGGCTAGCCGCCTGTTCGAACTTCATTATCAGCGGGCCGAAGACGTGCGGGCGATGATTTGCGCATCGGGCAGCCAGCGGCTGTTGTCCAGCCGCGGCGCGGCGAATGCCGACCCGCGCACCAATCAATTGTTTGTCACCGATGTTCCCGGCCGGCTGGCCGACATCGCGTCGCTGATCCACGCGATCGATCGGCCGACCCGGCAGGTGTTGATCGAGGCGCGGATCGTTGAGGCGGATGAGGGATTTTCCCGCGCGCTGGGTGCACGAGTCGCGATACTCAAGCGCGACGGTGGCGATAGCCCAACATCCGTTGGCGAAGTGGCGTCTCAGGGTAGCATCGGAGCGGGGCTGCGGGGGCCGATGGTCGATCTGTTGGCCGCTCCGCTTTCCGGGTTTGTGCCGGCCAGCGCGGGCATTGGGCTGTTGAGCGCATCGGTATCGAGACTGCTCGACATCGAACTGAGTGCACTGGAGATGCAAGGGCGCGGCCGCGTGGTATCGAGCCCGCGCGTGATCACCGCGGATCGTTTCAAAGCGGTGGTCGAGCAGGGGGCCGAAGTACCGTACCAGACCCGTACGCAGCGGGGCAGCGCGGTACAGTTTCGGCGCGCGACGCTCAAGCTCGAAGTTGAGCCGCGCATCACGCCTCGCGGACATGTGATACTGGACCTCGACATTGCCAAAGACAGTGTCGGCTCTGAGATGTCACATGGGCCGGCGATCCATACGAAGCGGGTGCAGACGCGCGTGGAGGTTGAAAATGGCGGCACGGTTGCGATTGGCGGTATCTATTCCCAGGACGATCGGCAAGACGAGGCCCGCGTGCCCATCCTGGGTGATATCCCGCTGATCGGCGCTTTGTTTCGGCATCGCACCCGGAGTGACCGTCATAGTGAATTGATCATATTGATTACTCCCACCGTCGTCACTGGGCTGCAGGCAACCGCGTCCGGGGCGCGACGCAAGGATTTTAGCGCCACACCACGGCCCGGCGCCGCCGAAGCGGATCCGCTGCAGGGTGGCGAAGCGGATTCTTCTCAGGGTGGCGATTTAGATCCGCCGCAGCCTGCTGAAGCGGGCCTGTTACAGCCGACCGGGGCGAACGCACTACGACCTGCCGAGGCGGGTCCGTCACAGTCCGCCGAGCAGGTCGCACAAGAAACCGAGGGGCAGCATGAAGGGTGA